Proteins from a genomic interval of Rhodothermales bacterium:
- the ilvC gene encoding ketol-acid reductoisomerase, with amino-acid sequence MNVHYEADKALIRNRRVAVIGYGSQGHAHALNLHESGINVCVGLRPGSASAEAAGAKGLPVLAVEDAARWADVVMILIPDQHQKAVYEADIQEHIAPGKALAFGHGFNVHYGQITPPEGVDVFMVAPKSPGHLVRRTYTEGNGVPCLVAVAQDASGQALDLALSYADAIGGTRAGVIETNFKDETETDLFGEQAVLCGGAAELIKAGFETLTEAGYPAELAYFECLHELKLIVDLFYEGGLEYMNYSVSDTAEYGGYSRGPRVVTPEVKEEMKRILGEVQSGAFAREWIQECETGGEQLAAYRAQTDQHSLEVIGRRLRGMMSWLRPNAASDTVDSPVDRQPAEVA; translated from the coding sequence ATGAATGTGCACTATGAGGCCGACAAGGCCCTGATCAGAAACCGTCGCGTTGCCGTAATCGGCTACGGCAGCCAGGGACACGCCCATGCGCTCAACCTTCATGAGAGCGGCATCAATGTGTGTGTGGGGCTCCGGCCGGGATCGGCGTCTGCCGAAGCCGCCGGCGCCAAAGGTCTGCCCGTGCTGGCCGTGGAGGACGCCGCCCGATGGGCCGACGTGGTGATGATCCTGATCCCGGACCAGCACCAGAAGGCCGTCTATGAGGCGGACATCCAGGAGCATATTGCCCCCGGCAAGGCGCTGGCTTTCGGACACGGTTTCAATGTGCACTACGGGCAGATCACGCCGCCCGAAGGCGTGGATGTGTTCATGGTCGCTCCCAAGTCTCCCGGGCACCTGGTACGCCGGACCTACACCGAAGGAAACGGTGTGCCGTGCCTGGTGGCCGTGGCCCAGGACGCTTCCGGCCAGGCGCTCGATCTGGCGCTCTCCTATGCGGACGCCATCGGCGGGACGCGGGCCGGTGTCATCGAGACCAATTTCAAGGACGAGACCGAAACTGACCTGTTCGGTGAGCAGGCCGTGCTCTGCGGCGGAGCCGCCGAATTGATCAAGGCCGGCTTCGAAACGCTCACCGAGGCAGGATATCCGGCGGAACTCGCCTACTTCGAGTGCCTTCATGAGCTGAAACTCATTGTCGACCTCTTCTACGAGGGCGGCCTGGAGTACATGAACTACTCCGTTTCCGACACCGCCGAGTACGGCGGCTACTCCCGTGGGCCTCGCGTGGTCACTCCCGAGGTCAAGGAGGAGATGAAGCGCATCCTCGGTGAGGTGCAGTCGGGCGCTTTTGCGCGCGAGTGGATTCAGGAATGCGAAACCGGGGGCGAGCAGCTCGCGGCCTATCGCGCGCAGACGGACCAGCACTCGCTGGAAGTCATCGGCCGCAGGCTGCGTGGCATGATGAGCTGGCTCCGCCCGAACGCCGCATCCGACACGGTCGATTCGCCGGTAGACCGTCAACCTGCAGAAGTGGCCTGA
- a CDS encoding 2-isopropylmalate synthase — protein MSDRVIIFDTTLRDGEQAPGASMTIPEKIQIAHQLARLGVDVIEAGFPISSPGQFEAVRRVASEVEGPVICGLARAKEADIEAAGKALESGTRTRIHTFIATSDIHLKSKFADPRYGTTLDQKRATILKMAAEAVSHARSFTDNVEFSAEDAGRTERAYLYEVIQAAIEAGATTINIPDTTGFCTPAEYASLFREVKEHCSLGDDVILSAHCHDDLGLAVANSLSAVLAGARQIECTINGIGERAGNAALEEVVMALQVRKDRFGIETGLNPRLLFETSRLVSTFSGFPVQPNKAIVGKNAFSHEAGIHQDGVLKARETYEIMRAEDVGQAVEAIRLGRHSGRHGLFSRLSKLGIQVADKDRDAIYEQFLKLADAKKEIGENDLYHLVHKDKPNANAPHYELEYAAASVATNAAPEAVVRIRHVRTGRVVERGATGDGPIDALYRAIDHAVDESHDLVNYSIRSITEGADALGEVSVLIGIGGPCFNGRASGTDVVLASAQAYINALNSLASFRSEEEAVRFVGDGIMRAFEGGVA, from the coding sequence ATGAGCGACCGCGTCATCATTTTCGACACCACCTTGCGTGATGGGGAGCAGGCGCCCGGAGCCTCGATGACCATCCCGGAAAAGATCCAGATCGCCCATCAACTGGCGCGGCTTGGTGTGGATGTCATAGAAGCCGGGTTTCCCATCTCGTCACCCGGCCAATTCGAGGCCGTGCGTCGCGTCGCCTCCGAGGTCGAGGGCCCTGTCATTTGTGGCCTTGCACGCGCGAAGGAGGCAGACATCGAAGCGGCCGGCAAGGCGCTTGAGTCGGGCACAAGGACTCGCATCCACACCTTTATCGCAACGAGCGACATTCACCTCAAGAGCAAGTTTGCCGATCCGCGATACGGCACGACGCTCGACCAGAAGCGGGCGACCATTCTGAAGATGGCGGCCGAGGCCGTGTCCCACGCCCGCAGCTTCACGGACAATGTCGAGTTCAGTGCCGAGGACGCAGGGCGCACCGAGCGGGCCTACCTCTACGAGGTGATTCAGGCCGCCATAGAGGCCGGAGCTACCACGATCAATATTCCGGACACCACCGGCTTCTGCACGCCTGCCGAATACGCCAGTCTCTTCCGTGAGGTCAAGGAGCATTGCTCGCTGGGCGACGACGTGATTCTGTCCGCCCATTGCCACGATGATCTGGGTCTGGCCGTGGCCAACTCGCTCTCCGCGGTACTTGCCGGGGCCCGCCAGATTGAATGCACCATCAACGGAATCGGAGAGCGGGCTGGTAACGCAGCGCTGGAGGAAGTCGTGATGGCCCTTCAGGTGCGAAAGGATCGCTTCGGCATCGAAACCGGGCTGAATCCTCGTCTGCTCTTCGAAACCAGCAGGCTGGTTTCCACTTTCTCGGGTTTCCCCGTGCAGCCGAACAAGGCCATTGTCGGCAAGAACGCGTTCAGTCATGAAGCCGGCATTCACCAGGACGGCGTGCTGAAGGCCCGGGAGACCTATGAGATCATGCGTGCGGAAGATGTGGGACAGGCCGTCGAGGCCATCCGGCTCGGCCGACACTCGGGTCGCCACGGCCTCTTTTCACGCCTTTCCAAGCTGGGCATCCAGGTCGCGGACAAGGATCGGGATGCCATCTACGAACAGTTTCTGAAGCTCGCCGACGCCAAGAAGGAGATCGGCGAAAACGACCTCTACCACCTCGTGCACAAAGACAAACCCAACGCCAACGCCCCGCACTACGAACTGGAATACGCCGCCGCCTCGGTGGCCACCAATGCGGCCCCGGAGGCTGTGGTGCGCATCCGTCACGTCCGCACCGGTCGCGTGGTAGAGCGCGGGGCCACGGGCGATGGGCCCATCGATGCCCTCTACCGCGCGATCGACCACGCCGTGGACGAGAGCCACGACCTCGTCAACTACTCCATCCGCTCCATCACCGAAGGTGCCGACGCGCTGGGTGAAGTCTCGGTGCTCATCGGCATCGGCGGCCCCTGCTTCAACGGTCGGGCCAGTGGCACCGACGTCGTGCTGGCGTCGGCTCAGGCGTACATCAATGCCCTGAACAGTCTTGCCTCGTTCCGGTCTGAAGAGGAGGCGGTGCGCTTTGTGGGCGATGGCATCATGCGTGCGTTTGAAGGGGGCGTGGCCTGA
- the ilvN gene encoding acetolactate synthase small subunit codes for MPEASTLTPQQIIRRKAAGEPVRPDDEPTVHRHVITVLLENSIGALNRVTNMFSARGFNLESVSVGETDRPNISRLTLVTTGNDRIIGQVLQQLNNLVDTLRVDDVTGQDYVERELCLIKVAYTVDSRPALMDIVGIFRGNVINITPDTMTFEVTGPTSKVNAFIGMMKPHGISEIARSGRVAMRRQLAFED; via the coding sequence ATGCCTGAAGCCTCCACGCTAACGCCCCAGCAGATCATCCGTCGCAAGGCGGCCGGTGAGCCGGTTCGCCCCGATGATGAGCCGACGGTTCACCGTCATGTCATCACCGTGCTGCTCGAGAACTCGATCGGCGCGCTGAACCGCGTGACCAACATGTTCTCGGCGCGCGGATTCAATCTGGAGAGCGTCTCGGTCGGCGAAACCGACCGGCCCAATATCTCTCGTCTGACACTTGTCACTACAGGTAATGACCGGATCATCGGTCAGGTGCTTCAGCAGCTAAACAATCTGGTCGACACCCTGCGCGTGGACGACGTGACCGGTCAGGACTACGTGGAGCGTGAACTGTGTCTGATCAAGGTGGCCTATACGGTGGACTCCCGTCCGGCGCTCATGGACATCGTCGGCATCTTTCGCGGCAACGTGATCAACATCACCCCGGACACGATGACGTTTGAGGTCACGGGCCCGACCTCGAAGGTCAATGCCTTCATCGGCATGATGAAGCCGCACGGCATCAGCGAGATCGCCCGATCCGGACGGGTTGCCATGCGTCGCCAACTAGCATTTGAAGACTGA
- the leuB gene encoding 3-isopropylmalate dehydrogenase, translating into MGDAYRIALLPGDGIGPEVAGAAVRVLDAVSRRRGFRLLFEEYLIGGAAIDAAGAPLPADTRSGCAGADAVLLGAVGGPRWDRGTGDQRPEAGLLALRKLLGTYANLRPVSVPAALASRSPLRADRVSGADLLIVRELTGGIYFGQPRREGTEEALDTMRYSAPEVQRIARVAGEWARRRRGRVTSVDKANVLASSRLWRSVVMELFETEFPDVQLAHLYVDNAAMQLVRRPTDFDVIVTGNLFGDILSDLAATLPGSLGLLPSASLGDGPGVFEPVHGSAPDIAGNDIANPIGMILSAAMMLEHLGQADAAADIRFGVHAALKTGRMTADLAADDMAIGTGQFTDAVIEHATQVAGTPDPA; encoded by the coding sequence GTGGGCGATGCCTACCGCATAGCGCTCCTTCCCGGAGACGGCATCGGCCCGGAGGTCGCAGGCGCGGCCGTTCGGGTGCTTGATGCCGTGTCGCGGAGGCGCGGCTTTCGGCTGCTGTTTGAGGAATACCTGATCGGCGGGGCCGCGATCGATGCGGCGGGCGCTCCGCTGCCGGCGGATACGCGTTCCGGTTGTGCAGGGGCCGATGCCGTGCTGCTTGGGGCCGTAGGTGGACCTCGCTGGGACCGGGGGACCGGAGATCAGCGGCCCGAAGCAGGTTTGCTCGCGCTGCGCAAGTTGCTGGGCACATACGCCAATCTGCGCCCGGTTTCTGTGCCCGCGGCGCTGGCCAGTCGATCGCCACTCCGGGCCGACCGGGTCTCGGGTGCCGACCTGCTGATCGTGCGCGAACTCACCGGCGGGATCTATTTCGGCCAGCCGCGTCGAGAAGGGACCGAAGAGGCGCTCGATACCATGCGATACTCCGCGCCCGAGGTGCAGCGCATCGCGCGTGTCGCGGGTGAATGGGCCAGGAGGCGTCGCGGTCGCGTGACGTCGGTGGACAAGGCCAATGTGCTCGCATCCTCCCGCCTCTGGCGCTCCGTGGTCATGGAGTTGTTCGAAACGGAATTCCCTGATGTGCAGCTGGCCCACCTCTACGTGGACAACGCTGCCATGCAGCTGGTTCGCCGCCCGACAGATTTCGACGTCATCGTTACCGGCAACCTCTTCGGAGACATTCTCTCCGACCTTGCGGCAACGCTGCCCGGCTCGTTGGGTCTGCTGCCCTCCGCCTCCCTGGGAGATGGTCCTGGCGTATTTGAGCCGGTGCACGGCAGTGCGCCCGACATCGCCGGAAACGACATCGCCAATCCCATAGGCATGATCCTGAGCGCCGCTATGATGCTCGAGCATCTCGGGCAGGCGGATGCCGCGGCAGACATTCGGTTTGGCGTGCACGCCGCGCTGAAGACCGGCCGCATGACCGCAGACCTGGCCGCGGACGACATGGCCATCGGCACCGGGCAATTCACCGATGCCGTCATTGAACACGCCACCCAGGTGGCAGGAACACCCGACCCCGCATGA
- a CDS encoding citramalate synthase — MTSVEIFDTTLRDGTQGEHVSLSAADKIRIARRLDAAGIDIIEGGWPGSNPKDMEFFRRARDEAWSHARICAFGSTRRAQFAPEDDPNLQAMLAADTSVVSLFGKSWRLHATVALGVSLEENLELIRSSVAYLKACGRHVIYDAEHFFDGHADDPAYALETLAAAAEAGADVLVLCDTNGGTLPTTVQQVVTTVAGQFSQPIGIHSHNDGACAAANAIVAVQAGARHVQGTINGIGERCGNADLCSVIPGLQLKLGYDCLPGDALGALTELSHFVDDVANLDPVDRSPYVGRSAFAHKGGIHVSAVMKDPRAYEHIEPEHVGNRRRVLVSDLSGQSNVRYKAAEFGIELDDSTTARKAVARIKDLENLGYAFEGAEASFELLLRAARGETTDFFRLERVRVRTEMGGGPEHSEASAVVAVGNQREHVVAEGHGPVDAMSRALRKALMGLYPGLATVRLSDYKVRVLTPEDGTAASVRVLVEHSDGTSSWNTVGVSENIIEASWQALADGMTYSLLRSGVAVPIGATGATA, encoded by the coding sequence ATGACCTCCGTAGAAATCTTCGACACCACCCTGCGTGATGGCACGCAGGGCGAGCACGTTTCCCTGTCGGCCGCGGACAAGATCCGCATCGCACGCCGCCTGGATGCCGCTGGTATCGACATTATCGAGGGAGGGTGGCCCGGCTCGAATCCCAAGGACATGGAGTTCTTTCGCCGCGCCCGAGACGAGGCATGGTCCCACGCGCGCATCTGCGCGTTCGGCTCCACGCGGCGGGCGCAGTTCGCGCCGGAGGATGATCCCAACCTGCAGGCAATGCTGGCCGCGGACACGAGCGTCGTCTCGTTGTTCGGCAAGAGTTGGAGGCTGCATGCGACGGTGGCGCTCGGTGTCTCCCTCGAGGAGAACCTGGAACTGATTCGTTCATCGGTCGCCTACCTGAAGGCCTGTGGCCGTCATGTGATTTACGATGCCGAGCACTTCTTCGATGGCCACGCCGACGACCCGGCCTACGCGCTGGAGACCCTGGCGGCGGCCGCGGAAGCCGGTGCCGACGTCCTGGTGCTGTGCGACACCAATGGCGGCACGCTGCCGACAACCGTGCAGCAGGTGGTGACGACGGTGGCGGGGCAGTTCAGTCAGCCCATCGGAATACACTCCCACAATGACGGTGCCTGCGCCGCGGCGAACGCCATTGTCGCCGTGCAGGCCGGGGCGCGCCACGTGCAGGGCACGATCAACGGCATCGGCGAACGCTGCGGCAATGCCGACCTGTGTTCGGTCATACCGGGTCTGCAGCTCAAGCTGGGATACGACTGTCTTCCGGGCGATGCGCTGGGTGCCCTCACGGAGCTCTCCCATTTCGTGGACGACGTGGCGAACCTCGATCCAGTCGACCGCTCTCCCTATGTGGGTCGGAGTGCGTTCGCGCACAAGGGTGGCATCCATGTGTCCGCTGTGATGAAGGACCCCCGGGCCTACGAGCACATCGAACCCGAGCACGTAGGCAACCGACGCCGCGTGCTGGTCTCGGACCTCTCGGGCCAGAGTAATGTGCGGTACAAGGCCGCCGAGTTCGGCATCGAACTGGATGACTCCACGACGGCCAGGAAGGCGGTTGCGCGCATCAAGGATCTCGAGAACCTCGGTTATGCCTTTGAGGGCGCCGAGGCGTCGTTCGAGCTCCTGCTTCGTGCGGCGCGCGGGGAGACCACGGACTTCTTCCGTCTTGAGAGGGTGCGTGTCCGAACGGAGATGGGGGGTGGTCCGGAGCATTCCGAAGCCTCCGCGGTCGTGGCCGTGGGCAATCAGCGCGAACACGTTGTGGCAGAGGGTCACGGACCTGTAGACGCCATGTCCAGAGCACTGCGCAAGGCACTCATGGGCCTCTATCCGGGCCTGGCCACGGTGCGGCTGTCGGACTACAAGGTTCGGGTGCTTACGCCGGAGGACGGCACGGCGGCCTCGGTTCGGGTGCTGGTCGAACACTCCGACGGGACCTCGTCCTGGAATACCGTCGGCGTGTCGGAGAACATCATCGAAGCCAGTTGGCAGGCGCTCGCGGACGGCATGACGTATTCGCTGCTGCGCAGCGGGGTGGCGGTGCCGATCGGCGCGACTGGGGCGACAGCCTGA
- a CDS encoding 3-isopropylmalate dehydratase large subunit: MAGQTLTQKILAAHAGRERVSPGDNVWVDVDILMTHDVCGPPTIDIFKREFGEHARVWDKDKLVILPDHYIFTEDPHARRNIELLRAFAAEHDLPHYYDVGTARYKGVCHVALAEEGFNRPGNVLFGTDSHTCTSGAFGLFSTGVGNTDAALIMGTGKIWVKVPETMRFVFHGELPPYLMAKDLILAVIGEIGTDGGTYRTLEFDGEAVYDLSMQERMTLTNMAIEAGGKNGIIAPDQVTFDFVRARTDAAFEAVYGDADARFHSEYVFDVSEMVPVVAKPHSPDNKAPVTEVTGTVLNKCYIGSCTGGKLEDFEAAARILKGHEVKVATYVVPASTEVERRMKEVTFEGETLWDIFVASGCLMGHASCGACLGGPIDTFGRATGTEVVISTTNRNFPGRMGSKQSAVYLASPLTVAASALNGVITDPREVLV, translated from the coding sequence ATGGCCGGTCAAACCCTGACCCAGAAGATTCTGGCCGCGCACGCGGGCAGAGAGCGCGTCTCCCCAGGTGACAACGTCTGGGTGGACGTGGACATTCTGATGACGCATGATGTCTGTGGTCCGCCGACCATCGACATTTTCAAGCGTGAGTTTGGCGAGCACGCCAGGGTCTGGGACAAGGACAAATTGGTGATCCTGCCGGACCACTACATCTTTACCGAGGACCCGCACGCACGGCGCAACATCGAACTTCTGCGGGCCTTTGCGGCCGAACACGACCTGCCGCACTACTACGATGTGGGCACCGCCCGGTACAAGGGTGTATGCCACGTGGCGCTCGCAGAGGAAGGGTTCAACCGTCCGGGCAATGTGCTCTTCGGCACCGACTCGCACACCTGCACAAGCGGGGCCTTCGGGCTCTTCTCGACCGGGGTCGGCAATACCGACGCCGCCCTCATCATGGGCACCGGCAAGATCTGGGTCAAGGTGCCGGAAACGATGCGCTTCGTCTTTCATGGCGAGCTGCCGCCCTACCTGATGGCCAAGGACCTGATCCTGGCCGTGATCGGGGAGATCGGCACCGACGGCGGCACCTATCGCACGCTGGAGTTCGACGGCGAAGCCGTGTACGACCTGTCCATGCAGGAGCGCATGACGCTCACCAACATGGCCATCGAGGCCGGCGGCAAGAACGGCATCATTGCACCGGACCAGGTCACCTTCGATTTCGTGCGTGCCCGCACGGACGCCGCCTTTGAGGCGGTCTACGGAGATGCCGATGCGCGATTCCACTCCGAGTACGTGTTCGACGTCTCGGAAATGGTGCCGGTCGTGGCAAAGCCGCACAGTCCCGACAACAAGGCCCCCGTGACGGAAGTCACCGGTACTGTGCTGAACAAATGCTACATCGGCTCCTGCACCGGCGGCAAACTGGAAGACTTTGAGGCCGCCGCACGCATCCTGAAAGGACACGAGGTGAAGGTGGCCACGTACGTGGTGCCCGCATCGACCGAGGTCGAGCGCCGCATGAAGGAAGTGACGTTTGAGGGGGAGACTCTCTGGGACATCTTTGTCGCGTCCGGGTGCCTCATGGGGCACGCAAGCTGCGGCGCCTGCCTGGGCGGTCCCATCGACACGTTTGGGCGCGCCACCGGCACTGAAGTCGTCATCTCGACGACAAACCGCAATTTCCCCGGCCGCATGGGCTCCAAGCAGTCCGCCGTGTACCTGGCATCACCCCTGACGGTGGCCGCATCGGCGCTGAATGGCGTCATCACGGATCCCCGCGAGGTGCTTGTATGA